A genomic stretch from Bacillus sp. N1-1 includes:
- the obgE gene encoding GTPase ObgE yields the protein MFVDQVKVFVKAGDGGNGMVAFRREKYVPDGGPAGGDGGKGASVIFEVEEGLRTLMDFRYNRHFKAKTGEHGRSKNQHGRNAEDMVVKVPPGTIVSNADTGEVIADLTEHGQRATVARGGRGGRGNSRFASPSNPAPELSENGEPGEEKDVTLELKVLADVGLVGFPSVGKSTLLSVVSAAKPKIAAYHFTTIAPNLGVVDTKDGRSFVMADLPGLIEGAHEGVGLGHQFLRHIERTRVIVHVIDMSGMEGRDPYEDYLKINDELKQYKMRLMERPQIIVANKMDLPDSEENLEIFKGKLEEDFPIYPISAVTRQGVQEVLFEIADKLETTPEFPLDEEKEEETRVMYRHEKGAPEFFVTRDSDGTFVVNGPRIEKLFKMTDFNREDNVRRFAQQMRSMGIDEALRERGAEDGDAVRILEFEFEFID from the coding sequence ATGTTTGTAGATCAGGTCAAAGTATTTGTTAAAGCAGGCGATGGCGGAAATGGTATGGTTGCCTTCCGTCGAGAGAAGTATGTACCAGATGGCGGTCCTGCAGGTGGCGATGGCGGAAAAGGCGCCAGCGTCATATTTGAAGTAGAAGAAGGTCTTCGTACACTTATGGACTTTCGTTACAATCGTCATTTTAAAGCGAAAACCGGTGAACACGGTCGTTCAAAGAATCAGCATGGGCGTAATGCAGAGGATATGGTTGTTAAAGTTCCACCTGGTACAATCGTTTCAAATGCAGATACCGGAGAAGTAATTGCAGATTTAACAGAACACGGTCAGCGTGCAACAGTTGCACGAGGCGGCCGAGGCGGACGTGGGAATTCACGTTTTGCATCACCTTCTAACCCGGCACCAGAGCTTTCAGAGAATGGTGAACCTGGAGAAGAAAAAGATGTTACTTTAGAGCTCAAGGTTCTAGCTGATGTTGGACTTGTTGGGTTTCCTAGTGTAGGGAAGTCAACGCTTCTATCCGTAGTATCAGCAGCGAAGCCGAAAATTGCAGCGTACCACTTTACAACAATCGCTCCAAATTTAGGCGTTGTTGATACGAAAGATGGTCGCAGTTTTGTTATGGCTGATTTACCTGGACTTATCGAAGGCGCTCATGAAGGAGTTGGGCTTGGCCATCAGTTCCTTCGTCATATTGAACGTACACGAGTCATCGTTCATGTCATTGATATGTCTGGTATGGAAGGGCGAGACCCTTATGAAGACTACTTAAAGATCAATGATGAATTAAAGCAATATAAAATGCGTCTAATGGAGCGTCCGCAAATCATTGTCGCTAATAAAATGGATCTTCCAGATTCTGAAGAAAACCTTGAAATTTTCAAGGGAAAATTAGAGGAAGATTTCCCGATTTATCCGATTTCTGCTGTAACGCGTCAAGGTGTACAGGAAGTATTGTTTGAAATTGCAGACAAGCTTGAAACTACACCTGAATTCCCTCTTGATGAAGAGAAGGAAGAAGAAACTCGCGTTATGTATCGTCACGAGAAAGGTGCACCAGAATTCTTTGTGACACGTGATAGCGATGGAACGTTCGTAGTGAATGGACCAAGAATTGAAAAGCTATTCAAAATGACAGACTTTAATCGAGAAGACAACGTCCGCAGGTTCGCTCAACAGATGCGTAGCATGGGTATTGATGAAGCGCTTCGAGAGCGTGGAGCTGAAGACGGAGACGCGGTTCGGATTCTGGAATTCGAATTTGAGTTCATAGACTGA
- a CDS encoding Spo0B C-terminal domain-containing protein, with amino-acid sequence MSKKWNTFDVLRHSRHDWLNRLQLIKGNLALDHVDRAKEIIEEIIIQSRQEAKLSNLNAPKLAEYILTFNWCNHLFQLDFEVIGDEYDICAYEADLITLIAQCTTVLDSHVNVPADHHLLLTLQLYHEEIHLVFDFQGEVSDQNKLKLAFENPDVKSAKLIELEQTEQELVSTFLIK; translated from the coding sequence ATGTCTAAAAAGTGGAATACCTTTGATGTTCTGCGCCATTCTCGTCATGATTGGTTAAATCGTTTGCAGTTAATCAAAGGCAACCTTGCACTGGATCATGTGGACAGGGCAAAGGAAATTATTGAAGAAATTATTATCCAGTCGAGACAGGAAGCAAAATTGTCGAATTTAAATGCTCCGAAACTTGCAGAATATATATTAACGTTTAACTGGTGTAACCATTTATTTCAGTTGGATTTTGAAGTGATCGGAGACGAGTATGATATTTGCGCTTACGAAGCAGATCTCATTACGTTAATTGCTCAATGTACAACAGTGCTTGATTCACATGTGAATGTGCCTGCGGATCACCACTTGTTATTAACGCTTCAGTTGTACCACGAAGAAATTCATCTTGTTTTTGACTTTCAGGGTGAAGTTTCCGATCAAAACAAGCTCAAGCTGGCGTTCGAGAATCCTGATGTAAAAAGCGCTAAATTGATTGAATTAGAGCAAACGGAACAGGAGCTAGTTAGCACGTTTTTGATTAAATGA
- the rpmA gene encoding 50S ribosomal protein L27: protein MLKMNLQFFASKKGVGSTKNGRDSISKRLGAKSADGEFVSGGSILFRQRGTKIYPGTNVGRGGDDTLYAKIDGVVKFERLGRDRKQVSVYPVAKEA from the coding sequence ATGTTGAAAATGAATCTACAGTTTTTCGCATCGAAAAAGGGTGTAGGTAGTACAAAAAACGGCCGTGATTCAATCTCCAAGCGTCTTGGCGCGAAGAGCGCAGACGGCGAGTTCGTATCCGGCGGTTCGATTCTTTTCCGTCAACGCGGAACTAAGATCTACCCTGGTACAAACGTTGGCCGTGGTGGAGACGACACTCTATATGCGAAAATCGACGGCGTCGTGAAGTTCGAGCGTCTTGGACGTGACCGTAAACAAGTAAGTGTATATCCAGTTGCTAAAGAAGCATAA
- a CDS encoding ribosomal-processing cysteine protease Prp, whose amino-acid sequence MIRFNLKRDSNNRIISFSLSGHAESGPYGYDLVCAGVSAVSIGTVNAIESLCDVHLIVDMEDEGGYLSCTVPAHLDQRTDENIQLLLQGMEVSISAIAEEYGKHIQITHT is encoded by the coding sequence ATGATACGTTTCAACTTGAAGCGCGATTCTAACAATCGCATTATTTCCTTTTCCCTATCTGGACACGCTGAGTCTGGCCCATATGGCTATGACTTAGTATGCGCAGGTGTTTCTGCTGTGTCGATTGGAACTGTGAACGCGATTGAATCCCTTTGCGATGTACATCTCATAGTTGACATGGAGGACGAAGGTGGCTATCTCAGCTGTACCGTTCCAGCTCATCTGGATCAGCGTACGGATGAGAATATTCAACTTCTCCTTCAAGGAATGGAAGTATCCATTTCCGCTATTGCCGAGGAATACGGCAAGCATATCCAAATTACTCACACATAG
- the rplU gene encoding 50S ribosomal protein L21, whose translation MYAIIETGGKQIKVTEGQEIYIELLNTEAGETVTFDRVLMVGGDDIKVGSPMLDGATVTGKVDKHGKGKKITVYKYKPKKNYRRKQGHRQPYTKVVIDKINA comes from the coding sequence ATGTACGCAATTATTGAAACTGGTGGTAAACAAATCAAGGTTACTGAAGGTCAAGAAATCTACATCGAGCTTCTAAACACTGAAGCTGGTGAAACGGTTACTTTCGACCGTGTGCTAATGGTTGGTGGAGACGATATTAAAGTTGGTTCTCCTATGCTTGATGGCGCTACTGTAACTGGTAAAGTTGACAAGCACGGTAAAGGTAAGAAAATCACGGTTTATAAATATAAGCCAAAGAAAAACTACCGTCGTAAGCAAGGACACCGTCAACCTTACACTAAAGTAGTTATCGACAAAATTAACGCTTAA